The DNA sequence CAGATGGCCGCGTCCGACAGCCCCGAGCAGGTCACCGAGATCGCCCGCAAGCGCGCCGAACAGCTGAAGGCCCGCGGCGTGACCTGGAACCTCGCGCCGTCGGTGGACGTCTCCGACCAGCCGCGCACCGCCGTCATCGGGGACCGGTCGTTCTCCGACGCCCCGGCCACCGTCACCCGCTACGCCGCGGCCTGGGTGCAGGGGCAGGAGGCCGGCGGGGTGTTCGGCGTCCTGAAGCACTTCCCCGGCCACGGGCACAGCTCCGGTGACTCGCACAAGGGGTCGGTGAGCACCCCGCCGCTGGAGGAGCTGCGCGCCGGTGACCTGCAGCCCTACGCCGACCTCGTCGGACCGGGGAAGCCGCTCGACGGGCGGGTCGGGGTCATGCTCGGCCACCTCGACGTCCCCGGCCTGACCACCGACGTGCCCACCAGCATCGCCCCGGCCGCCTACCGGCTGCTGCGCGAGGACTACCGGTTCGACGGTCTCGCCATGACCGACGACCTCGGTGCGATGAAGGCGATCACCGACCGTTTCGGGCTGGCCGAGGCCACCACCCGGGCCCTGACCGCGGGCGCGGACATGGCGCTGTTCTCCAACGTCACCCCGGTCGCACCGCTGCTCGACGCCGCGGAGAAGGCGCTGGCCGACGGGCGGATCACGGCGCAGGACAACGACACCGCCGTCGCGCGGGTGCTGGCGGCCAAGGGCCTCTGCCGCCGCGGCTGAGCCCGGTTGCGCACGAGGGCCCCGCACAGCACTGTGCGAGGCCCTCGGCCGGGGAGAACGACGGTCAGGACGCCATGTCCAGCCCGCCGTTCACACTGATCACCGAGCCGGTCACGTACCCGGCGCGGTCGTCGACGAGGAACTGCACGGCCCGGGCGATCTCGTCGGCCTGGCCGAGACGGCCGACCGGGATCTTCGAGACGATCTTCTCGAGCGCCTTCTCCGGCACCGCGGCGACCATCTCGGTCTCGATGAAGCCGGGTGCGACGCAGTTGACCGTGACGCCCTTCTTCGCGACCTCCTGGGCGAGGGACTTGGAGAAGCCGATCAGGCCCGCCTTGGAGGAGGCGTAGTTCGCCTGCCCGATCGAACCGATCTGGCCGATCACCGAGGAGATGTTCACGATCCGGCCGAACTCGTTGCCGGTCATGTGCTCCAGCACGGCCTTGGTCATGTAGAACGCGCCGGACAGGTTGATCCGCAGCACGGCGTGCCAGTCGTCGACGGTCAGCTTGCGGACGGTCTTGTCGACGGTGATGCCGGCGTTGTTGATCAGGTAGTCGACGCGGCCCTTCTGCTCCAGCACCTCGGACACGACCCGCTGGCAGTCCTCGGGCGAGCCGACGTTGCCCTGGTGCACCGAGATCGACGCGCCCTCGGCGTCCAGCTTGCCCTTCAGCTCGTCGGCGGCCTCGGAGTTGGACGAGTACCCGGCGGCCACGTGCACGCCGGTGCGGGCCAGCGCGGTGGTGATCGCCGCACCGATCCCGCGCGCACCCCCGGTCACGATGGCGACGCGCTGCTCCGGGTTGGTGTCGGTGATCGCGGTCATGCGGTTCCTCCAAGGGTGTCGAGTGTGCGCTTCATGCCCCGCTGGACCGCATCGGCCAGGTAGGGCCGGAGCTGGTCGGGGCTGACGATCCGGTGCACCGAGCCGACGGACCGCGCCCGCTCGATGGAGTGCTTGGTGTCGAACTCCTCCGCGACCTGGCCGAGCTTCTCGGAGCGGACGTCCGGGCGGAGCGTGGCGAGGTCTCCGCGCAGCCGGGCCGCCGTCGCCTCGTCCCCGTCGGTGACGGCCCGGGTGATCCGGGCCTCCAGGTCGGTGATCCGCTCGTCCTTGGCGGTGCGGTCGTTGACCTCGCCGGCGAACACGACGGCCGCCGCGGGCGCCCCGCCGAGCACGGAGGCGTAGGAGCCGGTGATTGCGGCGACCTCCATGTTGTCGTTCAGCGTTCCGGAGAACACCACGAACGCGCCGCCGTGGTAGCGGGAGACCACGCAGAACACGATCGGGCCGTCGAAGTTGACGATGGCCCGGCCGATCTCGGCGCCGTTCTCCAGCTGCAGGCCGCGCAGCGACTCCGGCGAGCCGTCGAACCCGGACAGGTTCGCCAGCACGACCAGCGGCCGGTTGCCCGACGCGGCGTTGATGGCCCGCGCGCACTTGCGCGAGGAGCGCGGGAACAGCGTCCCGGCGGTGAACTGGGACGGCCCGTCGACCGGGCGCGGCCCGCGCCGCGGCAGCGGCCGCGACTCGATGCCGATCATCGCGATCGGCTGGCCGCCGAGGTGGGCGTCGAGCGCGACGACCGACTCGGCGTCGTGCATGTCGGCCCAGCGCTCCGACGTCGGGTGGTCGGCGTCGGCGACGCCGCGCAGCACCGAGCGGATGTCGAACGGCTTCTTGCGCTCCCGGTTGGTCTCCGGTGCCCAGATCTCGCCGAGCGTGGTGAACTCGCAGTTCGGCCCGGAGTGCGGGGCAGTCGTGACGTCGCGCGAGACCGGGTCGGTGGTCGGGGCGGGCCGCGGGAACCGCTCGCCCGGTTGGGTCCAGGTGTGGGCGTAGTGCGCAAGCAGCACGCCGACGGCGCCGCTCAGGTCCGGCGCCCAGTACTGCGCCTGCCCGTTCGGGCCCATGATCCGGTCGTAGCCGCCGATGCCGAAGTTGTCCTCGGCCGACACCCCGCCGGAGAAGTCCAGCGAGTGCTTGCCGGTCAGCACCATGGCCGAGTCCGGCGTCATCACCAGGATTCCCTTGGTGTGCATGAGCATCGTGGCCTCGGCGTTCCAGTAGGGCTGGGCGCCGACGTTGATGCCGGTGACGACGACGTTGAGCTCCCCGCCGTCCTGGGTGAACTCGATGATCCCGCGCAGCACCCGGGAGATCCAGTCCATGTTCTCGGTGCCGGAGTCCATCGCGATCTTCGCGCCGGCCGACACGGCGAACCACTCGATCGGCACGTCGAGCTCGCGGGCCAGGTGGATCGCGGCCAGCACCCGGCGGCACTCCGGCTCGGCGATCGCGCCGAGGGCCCGGGTCGGGTCGCCGAGCAGCACGACCCGCTTCATGCCGTCCGGGTAGCGCCGGGTCGGCACCGAGACGACGCCGAGCACGAGGTTGGCCGTGTTGCCGCCGGGCGCGCGGTCGACCGGCACCGGCAGGGCCGGATCGTCCGGGTCGACGAGGTCGTACTCCTGCCAGGTGCCCGGGCCGGCGTCGATCGGGGCGGTGAGCAGCGGGACGATCTCGTACGGGTAGACGGCGCCGCGGCGACGGGCCTTGAGCACCTTCTGGTCGTAGGCGTCGAGCTCGCGCATCGGCTCGGTCGGGGGCTGGTCGAGCTTGACCTGCAGCCCCGCGCCGGGCGGGCGCGACATGCGCAGCAGCATCGAGCGCGGGCCGCCCTGACCCCCGGTGACCTGCGGATCGGCCGTGCGGAACTCGACGAGGACCTGCTCCAGGCCGAGGTTGGCCGTGCGCGGCGCGAGCCGCCGGACCACCGAGTCCAGCTCGGCGAGCGGGACGTCGACCTCCGGCCACACGTAGAGCGCGATCCGGTTCCACGACATCCGGGCCAGCGTGCGGTCCCCGGCGCGGGCGGCACGCAGCGAGTTGATGCAGGCGTCGAGCGCCCGCTCGAACTGCGGGAGCGAGCGGACCTTGCCGGTCTCCTCGTCGCGCAGCACGGTCAGCTCGCGGACGTTGGCCATCGCGACGAGCCGGTCGTCGGCGGTGACCTCGCGGCCGGTGGCGCGGAACAGGTGCACGTCGGTGGCGGCGGGCAGGCGGTGCAGCTCGAAGTCGCGGAAGCGCCACAGCCGCAGCCGGTCCGCGACGAGCGGGTGCATGCCACGCAGCGTGCGGTCCTCGACGAGCTCGCCGGTCTCGTCGGGCCGGAAGGTGAACCAGGTCGGCGGCTCGGCCTCCTCGCTCGCCGTGCCCGCGGCGCGCGGGTTCGGGCGGACGGCGACGGCGACCCGGTGCAGGTTCGCGGGCACCTTCCCCAGGGCGGCGCGGACGCGCTCGGCGCGGGCGTCGGGGTCACCGCCGTCGTCGGCCTTGGTCGAGGTGACGTAGAGGTCGACGAGTGCGGTGCGGTCCCCGTCGAGCTCGCCGACGCGGCGGCGCAGCTCGTCGGCCACGGCCTGCGCGGCGGCCGGGTCGTTGTTGTCGATCACCGAGGCGAAGAGCGTGCGGTCCCGGCCCAGGTGCTGGTAGCGGGCGGTCAGCAGCGGCTTGCCCGCGTGCTCGACGAGCTCCAGGTCGCGCAGCACCCGCACCCGGTAGTAGCGCCGGGTCATGACCTCCAGCAGGACGGCGTCGTGCCGCTCGCCGAACACGCCGAGGATCGGCTCCGAGGAGCCGACGAGCGCGGCGATCCGGCGGGCCCGGTCGTCGGCGTCGGGGTTCTCGGCCAGCACGTCGAGGCTCTCCCGGACCTCGGCCAGCGCCCGGTCCCGCTCGGCCGCGACGACTGGCGCGTCGAACGCGCGGTAGCGCACCAGCCGGGCGGTGTCGCCGACGACCGGGTGCCGCAGCTGGGTGGCGACGACGACCTCGTCGAGCGTGCGCAGGTAGTCCTCGCGCGCCGCGGGGGACAGGTGCGCGACCGACTCCGGGTGGCGCAGCCGCCAGTTCAGCAGGTCCAGCACCACCGGCACCTGCTGCGGCGCGCGGCGGTGGGCCAGGAACATCCGGTACAGCGCCGGGCCGAGATCGTCGGCGCGGGCCGCGCCACCGTCGATCTCGGCGACGCCGTAGTGGGCCAGCGCCCGGCGCAGCTTGGCCTGGAAGGACTCGGGCAGGCCCTCGTCCTCGGCGTCGCGGGAGCGCAGGTAGGCGTAGAGGTACTCTTGCGGGTTGCGCTCGGTCTCGCCGGTCTCGTCGTCGGTCTCGGACCGGTTGCGCGAGAGCTGGCACAGGTCGGCGAAGATCTGCAGGACGGCGGTCTCCCCGGCCAGCACGGCCGGGTCGTCGGCCGCCAGCTGCTCGCGGGCGCCGGCGAGGCGGCGCAGCTGCGGGCGGGCCTGGCGCTCGTCGACGTCGAAGCCCAGCACCTGGAAGCGCAGCGCGGACAGCGCGTCGGCCGCGGTCGCGGCGGGGTCGGTGTCGGCGCCGGTCGCGGCGAACGCGGACAGGTCGGCGCGCTCCCCGCTGGGCGCCGCTGCGTCCGCGTCGGCCGACGGCTCCAGCCGCACCAGCTTCGTGCCGCCGTCGACCTGGGTGTTGGCCGGGACGAGGATCTCGGCGACGGTGCCGTCGAACGGCGCCCGCAGCGAGGTCTCCAGCTTCATCGACTCGACGATCGCGAGGGTGTCGCCCTCGGCCACGGTCTGGCCCGCGGTGACCGGCAGCGCGACGACCATCGCCGGGGCGGGGGCGCGGACGATGCCGGCCTCGCCGCCGGAGATGCGGTGCACGGCGCCGTCGACCTCGACGAGGTAGTCCGCCTCCTGTGCGACCGACAGCACGGTCCAGGACCGGTCGCCGACGGTGAGCCGGCGCTCGTAGGCGCCATTGCGCTCGACGTCGACGTCGACCGAGGTCCCGTCCAGCTCGACGGTGTAGCGCCCGGCGCGGGTCCGGGCGACCTTCAGCTTGTAGGACTGCCCGGCGACGGTGACGTCGGTCTGGTGCCAGGTCTCGTAGCCCACCTCGGGCCGGCCGGCCTCGGCGGAGCGGAACAGCCGCTCCTGCTGGCGGGCGACGTGGCCGTCGTGGCTGAGCACGGCGGTGGCGAGCAGCGCGACGTCGAGCCGGCGGGGCGGTGCGTAGCCCTCGGCCATCATGCCGTCGAGCCAGGTGGTCTGCAGCTCGCCCGAGCGGAACTCGTCGCGGTCGAGCAGGTCCAGCAGGAACGCCTTGTTCGTGGAGCCGCCGTCGATCACCGCGGCGGTCTGGCGCAGTGCCCGGGACAGCCGCGCGCGGGCCTCGTCGCGGTCGCGGCCCCAGGCGATCACCTTGGCGATCATGGAGTCGAACTGCGGCGGGATGACGTCGCCCGCGGCCACGCCGGTGTCGACCCGGATGCCGGGGCCGGACGGCAGTGCCAGGTGCTCGATCCGGCCCGGGGCGGGGGCGAACTCGCGCTCCGGGTCCTCGGCGGTCAGCCGGGCCTCGATCGCCCAGCCCTGCGCCGCCGGGACCTCACGCGCGACCTCGGCGAGCGTGCCGCCCGCGGCGACGTGCAGCTGCAGCTTGACGATGTCGACGCCGGTGCACGCCTCGGTGACCGGGTGCTCGACCTGCAGCCGGGTGTTGACCTCGAGGAAGGAGAGCAGCTTCTCCTCGGGCTGGTAGAGGAACTCGACGGTGCCGGCGTTGACGTAGCCCGCGGCGCGGGCCAGCTCGGCGGCCGAGCTGCGCAGCAGCTCCTCCTGCGTGGGGTCGAGCGCGGTGGAGGCCGACTCCTCGATCACCTTCTGGTTGCGCCGCTGCACCGAGCAGTCGCGCACCCCGAGGGTCCAGACGTCGCCGGTGGCGTCGGCGACGACCTGCACCTCGACGTGCCGGCCGCCGGACACCGCGCGCTCCAGGAACACGGTCGCGTCGCCCGCGGTCCTCGACGCCTCCGACGCGGCCCGCTCGAAGGCCTCGTCGAGCTGCTCGGGGCCCGCCACGTAGCGGATGCCCCGCCCCCCGCCGCCCGCGGTGGCCTTCACCATGAGCGGGTAGCCGACTGTCTCGGCGGTCTTGCGGGCCGCCTCGACGTCGGCCACCGGGCCGCCCGACCACGGCGCCATCGGCACCCCGACCGACTCGGCCAGCTGCTTGGACGCGATCTTGTCCCCGAGCCGGCGCATGACCTCCGCCGACGGCCCGACGAAGGTGATCCCCAGCCGCTCGCACAGCTCCGCGAACTCGGCCTTCTCCGACACGAAGCCCCAGCCGGGCCAGACCGCGTCGGCGCGGGTGACACGCAGCGCGCGCTCCAGCTCGGCGTGGTCGAGGTAGGGGCTCGCGCCCATGTGGTCCGGGTCGTCCGGACCGATCAGGACGGCCTCGTCGGCCTCGCGGACGTACATCGCGCGGCGGTCGACGGCGGTGTGCAGCGCGATCGTGCGCAGGCGGCGGTCGGGCCCGTTCTGGGCGTTCCACTCACGGACGGCGTTGATGAGCCGCATGGCGGGCTCGCCGCGATTGACGATGGCGATGCGCGAGAACATGGCTGGGGTTCACTGCTCCTACGAGTGCGACGACGAGGTGGCGGCGGGGTGCCGCACTGACATCGTCGTCGTGCGGTCGGCGGGTCGGTACGGACGGTCGCCCGGGCTGTGCCGGAATGCGGGCGGGCTCACCTCTCGGACGGGGATCTTCCCGCCCACTGTGGCCCGTGTCACCCGGTCGTGCTACTCGCCGAAGGCGATGCGGACGTCGTCGGAGGTCGGGGCGACGGCCGGCTCGGCCACCGCGGCGGCCGTCGGGTCCAGGTGGACCTCCGGCGCCATCACGGCCGGGTCGATCTCCAGCACCGCATAGCCGCCCACCGCGCCGGCCCCGAAGCCGGGCGCGAAGACCCGGGTCCGGCCAGCCACCACGCCGTCGGCCACGGAGTCGAACAGCGCGATCGGGATGGATGCCGCGGACACGTTGCCCATCGACTCGATGTTGAAGTACAGCTGGTCGGCCGAGAGCCCTGCCTTGCCCGCGAGCTGCAGGATCATCGTCTTGTTCGCCTGGTGCGGGACGATCAGGTCGACCGCCTCGAGCATCGTGCCCTCGCCGTCGGGCCCGGCCTGCTCGGTGAGCTCGTCGATCATCTGCGCCAGGTAGCGGGCGACCAGCGCCTTGACCTCGGGGCCGTAGACGGTGATGTCGTTGTCGAACTCCGGGTTCGGCCAGATGATCGAGTTCACCTGGGTGTCCGGGCCCGACGCGTAGGTCTGCAGCAGGTCGACGTCGCCGCGCTCGCCCTCGGCGGCCGGGGCGATGACCATCGCGGCCGCGCCGTCGCCGAAGATCATCCGCGAGGTGCGGACGTTGCCGATCTTGTCGGAGAACTTCTCGACGCAGACCAGCAGGACCGGCCGGTTCACCTCCTGCAGCTGGCGCACGGCCTCGGACAGGCCGTAGGGCAGCCCGGCGCAGGCGGCGATGATGTCGGCCGAGCAGTGCGTCTGCAGCAGGCCCAGGCGACCGGACAGCCACGTCGACAGCGACGGGATGAGCCGCTCGCTGGTGCAGGTGGCGACGAGCACGGCGCCGATCTCGGATCGGTCGCGGCCGGAGTGCTCCAGCGCGCGGACCGCGGCGGCCCAG is a window from the Pseudonocardia sp. HH130629-09 genome containing:
- a CDS encoding glycoside hydrolase family 3 N-terminal domain-containing protein; the protein is MRVPGRPHPVLRQRRRRSTGLLTAAVVGALTAGLVAVAGPQLTANSTGVPQPDAGPDAVQAQPAPDPDTCAPMVAALSPRDRLAQRLMVGVDAADPAGATAIVRDSQVGGVFLGGNATALLQDGRLAALQKASRTPLAVAVDEEGGRVQRIDELDGDVPSARQMAASDSPEQVTEIARKRAEQLKARGVTWNLAPSVDVSDQPRTAVIGDRSFSDAPATVTRYAAAWVQGQEAGGVFGVLKHFPGHGHSSGDSHKGSVSTPPLEELRAGDLQPYADLVGPGKPLDGRVGVMLGHLDVPGLTTDVPTSIAPAAYRLLREDYRFDGLAMTDDLGAMKAITDRFGLAEATTRALTAGADMALFSNVTPVAPLLDAAEKALADGRITAQDNDTAVARVLAAKGLCRRG
- a CDS encoding beta-ketoacyl-ACP reductase — protein: MTAITDTNPEQRVAIVTGGARGIGAAITTALARTGVHVAAGYSSNSEAADELKGKLDAEGASISVHQGNVGSPEDCQRVVSEVLEQKGRVDYLINNAGITVDKTVRKLTVDDWHAVLRINLSGAFYMTKAVLEHMTGNEFGRIVNISSVIGQIGSIGQANYASSKAGLIGFSKSLAQEVAKKGVTVNCVAPGFIETEMVAAVPEKALEKIVSKIPVGRLGQADEIARAVQFLVDDRAGYVTGSVISVNGGLDMAS
- a CDS encoding biotin carboxylase N-terminal domain-containing protein, yielding MFSRIAIVNRGEPAMRLINAVREWNAQNGPDRRLRTIALHTAVDRRAMYVREADEAVLIGPDDPDHMGASPYLDHAELERALRVTRADAVWPGWGFVSEKAEFAELCERLGITFVGPSAEVMRRLGDKIASKQLAESVGVPMAPWSGGPVADVEAARKTAETVGYPLMVKATAGGGGRGIRYVAGPEQLDEAFERAASEASRTAGDATVFLERAVSGGRHVEVQVVADATGDVWTLGVRDCSVQRRNQKVIEESASTALDPTQEELLRSSAAELARAAGYVNAGTVEFLYQPEEKLLSFLEVNTRLQVEHPVTEACTGVDIVKLQLHVAAGGTLAEVAREVPAAQGWAIEARLTAEDPEREFAPAPGRIEHLALPSGPGIRVDTGVAAGDVIPPQFDSMIAKVIAWGRDRDEARARLSRALRQTAAVIDGGSTNKAFLLDLLDRDEFRSGELQTTWLDGMMAEGYAPPRRLDVALLATAVLSHDGHVARQQERLFRSAEAGRPEVGYETWHQTDVTVAGQSYKLKVARTRAGRYTVELDGTSVDVDVERNGAYERRLTVGDRSWTVLSVAQEADYLVEVDGAVHRISGGEAGIVRAPAPAMVVALPVTAGQTVAEGDTLAIVESMKLETSLRAPFDGTVAEILVPANTQVDGGTKLVRLEPSADADAAAPSGERADLSAFAATGADTDPAATAADALSALRFQVLGFDVDERQARPQLRRLAGAREQLAADDPAVLAGETAVLQIFADLCQLSRNRSETDDETGETERNPQEYLYAYLRSRDAEDEGLPESFQAKLRRALAHYGVAEIDGGAARADDLGPALYRMFLAHRRAPQQVPVVLDLLNWRLRHPESVAHLSPAAREDYLRTLDEVVVATQLRHPVVGDTARLVRYRAFDAPVVAAERDRALAEVRESLDVLAENPDADDRARRIAALVGSSEPILGVFGERHDAVLLEVMTRRYYRVRVLRDLELVEHAGKPLLTARYQHLGRDRTLFASVIDNNDPAAAQAVADELRRRVGELDGDRTALVDLYVTSTKADDGGDPDARAERVRAALGKVPANLHRVAVAVRPNPRAAGTASEEAEPPTWFTFRPDETGELVEDRTLRGMHPLVADRLRLWRFRDFELHRLPAATDVHLFRATGREVTADDRLVAMANVRELTVLRDEETGKVRSLPQFERALDACINSLRAARAGDRTLARMSWNRIALYVWPEVDVPLAELDSVVRRLAPRTANLGLEQVLVEFRTADPQVTGGQGGPRSMLLRMSRPPGAGLQVKLDQPPTEPMRELDAYDQKVLKARRRGAVYPYEIVPLLTAPIDAGPGTWQEYDLVDPDDPALPVPVDRAPGGNTANLVLGVVSVPTRRYPDGMKRVVLLGDPTRALGAIAEPECRRVLAAIHLARELDVPIEWFAVSAGAKIAMDSGTENMDWISRVLRGIIEFTQDGGELNVVVTGINVGAQPYWNAEATMLMHTKGILVMTPDSAMVLTGKHSLDFSGGVSAEDNFGIGGYDRIMGPNGQAQYWAPDLSGAVGVLLAHYAHTWTQPGERFPRPAPTTDPVSRDVTTAPHSGPNCEFTTLGEIWAPETNRERKKPFDIRSVLRGVADADHPTSERWADMHDAESVVALDAHLGGQPIAMIGIESRPLPRRGPRPVDGPSQFTAGTLFPRSSRKCARAINAASGNRPLVVLANLSGFDGSPESLRGLQLENGAEIGRAIVNFDGPIVFCVVSRYHGGAFVVFSGTLNDNMEVAAITGSYASVLGGAPAAAVVFAGEVNDRTAKDERITDLEARITRAVTDGDEATAARLRGDLATLRPDVRSEKLGQVAEEFDTKHSIERARSVGSVHRIVSPDQLRPYLADAVQRGMKRTLDTLGGTA